Proteins encoded within one genomic window of Triticum aestivum cultivar Chinese Spring chromosome 2D, IWGSC CS RefSeq v2.1, whole genome shotgun sequence:
- the LOC123056040 gene encoding probable H/ACA ribonucleoprotein complex subunit 1: MRVSSMASKGLVVFAVLLAAAFLVATAEQTQAKKEETKAGVQGYHGGGSGGGGYHGGGGGGGYPGHGGGGGGGGYPGHGGGGGGGGYPGHGGGGGGGGYPGHGGGGAYPGHGGGGGGGGCRYQCCGHGHGGCRCCASPNEIPEPMYRAEVRNPLEALKKQRVSSMASKGLLVFALLLAAAILVASTEQTQAKKEEKKAGVEGYGGGGGGGYPGGGGGGYPGGGGGGYPGHGGGGGGGYPGHGGGGGGGYPGHGGGGGGGYPGHGGGGGGGGYPGHGGGGGGGGYPGHGGGGGGGGYPGHGGGGGGGYPGHGGGGGGGYPGHGGGGGGSGCQWGCCGNGYHGCRCCARADEVPEPMYRAEVRN, encoded by the exons ATGAGGGTGTCAAGCATGGCGTCCAAGGGTCTCGTTGTGTTTGCTGTCCTGCTTGCTGCGGCTTTCCTCGTGGCCACAGCTGAACAAACTC AGGCCAAGAAGGAAGAAACTAAGGCCGGTGTTCAGGGTTaccacggcggcggcagcggaggcggtggctaccatggcggcggcggcggcggggggtacCCTGgccacggaggcggcggcggcggcggggggtaccctggccacgggggcggcggcggcggcggcgggtaccCTGGCcacggtggcggcggaggcggcggcggctaccctggccacggtggcggcggcgcctACCCTGgccacggtggcggcggcggcggcggcggctgcaggtaCCAGTGCTGTGGGCACGGGCATGGTGGCTGCCGCTGCTGCGCAAGCCCCAACGAGATCCCGGAGCCCATGTATCGGGCGGAGGTCCGCAAC CCACTAGAAGCACTGAAGAAGCAGAGGGTGTCAAGCATGGCGTCCAAGGGTCTACTTGTGTTTGCTCTCCTGCTTGCTGCTGCTATCCTCGTCGCCTCAACTGAACAAACTC AGgccaagaaggaggagaagaaagccGGCGTAgagggctacggcggcggcggcggcggcggctaccccggaggcggcggcggcggctaccctgGAGGCGGCGGGGGAGGCTACCCAGGCcacggtggaggaggaggcggcggctatcCAGGACacggtggaggaggtggcggaggctaCCCAGGCcacggtggaggaggcggcggcggctacccgggccatggtggaggaggaggcggcggcggctacccgggccacggtggaggaggaggaggcggcggctaccCGGGCcacggtggaggaggaggcggcggcggctacccgggccacggtggaggaggcggcggcggctacccgggccacggtggtggcggcggcggtggctacccCGGAcacggcggaggcggtggcggcagTGGATGTCAATGGGGCTGCTGCGGTAACGGGTACCATGGCTGCCGCTGCTGTGCGCGCGCGGACGAGGTCCCGGAGCCCATGTACCGCGCGGAGGTCCGCAACTGA
- the LOC123050378 gene encoding WUSCHEL-related homeobox 4, with product MRVHHLHAPSYLEKAASASSSPATAPSTSPPSALFPFGAFQCLRPLAPKISLPDQPKKLVAPPDVLGRVRNATKLLSCTVRNHTVQVPVGGTTRWNPSAEQIKVLEALYRGGMRTPNSAQIERITEELGRHGRIEGKNVFYWFQNHKARERQKQKRAALLTLSTLDSSSLPATATKDGAGDKKEDCDEATNSCKRRCMTWSAGHGDAAAEVAAPDGCTDNVTLELFPLRPQGKAA from the exons ATGAGGGTTCACCATTTGCATGCGCCGTCCTACCTGGAGAAAGCGGCCTCGGCGTCTTCGTCTCCGGCTACTGCACCGTCCACGTCTCCTCCCTCGGCCCTGTTCCCTTTCGGCGCCTTCCAATGCCTCCGGCCGCTGGCGCCCAAGATCTCCCTCCCGGACCAGCCGAAGAAGCTCGTCGCGCCGCCCGACGTCCTCGGCCGCGTCAGGAACGCCACCAAGCTGCTCAGCTGCACCGTCAGAAACCATACA GTGCAAGTGCCGGTGGGAGGGACGACGCGGTGGAACCCGTCGGCGGAGCAGATCAAGGTGCTGGAGGCGCTGTACCGCGGCGGGATGCGCACCCCGAACTCGGCCCAGATCGAGCGCATCacggaggagctcggccggcacgGCCGGATCGAAGGCAAGAACGTCTTCTACTGGTTCCAGAACCACAAGGCACGGGAGCGGCAGAAGCAGAAGCGCGCCGCCCTCCTCACCCTCAGCACCCTCGACTCTTCCTCCCTGCCTGCAACGGCGACCAAG GATGGAGCCGGTGATAAGAAGGAAGATTGCGATGAGGCGACGAACAGCTGCAAACGGCGGTGCATGACATGGAGTGCCGGCCATGGCgacgcggcggcggaggtggccgcCCCCGACGGCTGCACGGATAACGTCACCCTGGAGCTCTTCCCGTTGCGTCCACAGGGGAAAGCTGCGTAG